Proteins co-encoded in one Papaver somniferum cultivar HN1 chromosome 5, ASM357369v1, whole genome shotgun sequence genomic window:
- the LOC113279387 gene encoding uncharacterized protein LOC113279387, protein MNHLLWECRFSKEIWSWICHVFKVKIPNSFEEVWNNAKGKSPFIEECWGIIACAILRDLWLQKNKMIFLQVKPNIQSFKRRIKRTVLEGGVKIKGHKWSTKIDDQVILFFKLKPRNLKYQCIKPCYWILPRTGVVMFCCDGASFENPGASGFGVVIRDHLCRVLGVISGGIGIATNYIAEVYAIICAVELVVEWQIQEVILNSDSKTVVTEFAGNKMSWFVKMRWNKAIAKFTLSSSGTVSGKPTFLQIQLQKKELYWQQVKEKSTMKDQVFYQG, encoded by the coding sequence ATGAATCATTTGCTGTGGGAGTGCAGATTCAGTAAAGAAATATGGAGTTGGATATGCCATGTTTTCAAAGTTAAAATACCTAATTCCTTTGAAGAAGTGTGGAATAATGCTAAAGGCAAGAGTCCATTCATTGAAGAATGTTGGGGCATCATTGCATGTGCAATCTTAAGAGATTTGTGGTTACAAAAGAATAAGATGATTTTTTTGCAAGTGAAGCCAAACATTCAAAGTTTCAAGAGAAGAATTAAAAGGACAGTCCTTGAGGGAGGAGTCAAAATTAAAGGTCACAAATGGAGTACTAAAATTGATGACCAGGTAATCCTCTTCTTTAAATTGAAACCAAGAAATCTTAAATATCAATGCATAAAACCTTGTTATTGGATTCTACCAAGAACTGGAGTTGTCATGTTTTGTTGTGATGGGGCATCATTTGAAAATCCAGGAGCATCTGGTTTTGGTGTGGTAATAAGAGATCATTTATGTCGAGTATTGGGAGTTATCTCTGGAGGAATTGGCATTGCAACAAATTACATTGCAGAGGTATATGCAATCATCTGTGCAGTTGAGTTAGTTGTGGAATGGCAGATTCAAGAAGTAATTCTCAACTCAGATTCCAAAACAGTGGTGACTGAATTTGCAGGAAACAAAATGTCATGGTTTGTCAAAATGAGATGGAACAAAGCAATTGCTAAATTCACTCTCTCCAGTTCAGGCACAGTTTCAGGGAAACCAACTTTTCTGCAGATACAGCTGCAAAAAAAGGAGCTCTACTGGCAGCAGGTCAAAGAGAAATCTACTATGAAAGACCAAGTTTTTTATCAAGGATAG